A region from the Candidatus Binatia bacterium genome encodes:
- a CDS encoding CsgG/HfaB family protein, with amino-acid sequence MYRLFASLSIVAALALSPLVAAAQARPSIAVLDFSTKGLTSDWYGSFQPGVALSDLVTDQMVNSGKFNVLDRTHLSSTLGEHQLGASGEVDPQTAVTAGKMVGARYLVTGNILQFDQTGQSGASAGSYIPGIVGAAAGGVNTHRVTIKVAVRVIDARTGQIVQSFSDEATRTGTSWNASGFSGYAGGSYSNETFVNSDMGHLIDDEAGKIASAIDPSRFNAGPAAPVLSGHIAAIDGHNVIIDIGQNAGVATGQIFDIIKQKSLVDPTTHQVLHVDENVGKLQIDSVSQNASVAHVISGTAAVRLTVKSEP; translated from the coding sequence GTGTACCGACTCTTCGCTAGCCTCTCCATCGTAGCCGCGCTCGCGCTCTCGCCGCTCGTCGCGGCCGCGCAGGCTCGGCCCTCGATCGCAGTGCTCGACTTCTCGACCAAGGGCCTCACCTCGGACTGGTACGGCTCGTTCCAGCCGGGCGTGGCGCTCTCCGACCTCGTCACCGACCAGATGGTCAACAGCGGCAAGTTCAACGTTCTCGACCGCACGCACCTGAGTTCGACGCTCGGCGAGCATCAACTCGGCGCAAGCGGCGAGGTCGATCCGCAGACGGCGGTCACCGCAGGCAAGATGGTCGGCGCGCGCTATCTCGTCACCGGCAACATCCTCCAGTTCGATCAGACCGGGCAGAGCGGCGCCAGCGCCGGCAGCTATATACCGGGCATCGTCGGTGCGGCGGCGGGCGGAGTCAACACGCACCGCGTGACGATCAAGGTCGCGGTGCGCGTCATCGACGCGAGAACCGGTCAGATCGTGCAGAGCTTCTCCGACGAGGCGACGCGCACGGGAACGTCGTGGAATGCGAGCGGATTCTCCGGCTACGCCGGCGGCTCGTACAGCAACGAGACGTTCGTCAACAGCGACATGGGACACCTGATCGACGACGAGGCGGGGAAGATCGCGAGCGCGATCGATCCGAGCCGCTTCAACGCGGGTCCGGCCGCTCCGGTGCTCAGCGGCCACATCGCCGCCATAGACGGACACAACGTCATCATCGACATCGGCCAGAACGCCGGCGTCGCGACGGGGCAGATCTTCGACATCATCAAGCAGAAATCGCTGGTGGATCCCACGACGCACCAAGTGCTCCACGTCGACGAGAACGTCGGAAAGCTGCAGATCGACAGCGTCAGCCAGAACGCCTCGGTCGCGCACGTGATCTCCGGCACCGCCGCCGTTCGCCTAACCGTAAAATCGGAGCCGTAA
- a CDS encoding SOS response-associated peptidase yields the protein MCGRFTLTKPEALAVAFPRFRFPEFSETRLPRYNVAPAQGVLGVRNDGRDLVEELRWGIRGRINVRAESILARRGPVRRRCIEFADGFYEWSQRRPFYFTLKTGEPFAFAGLWEPENGSAECDVATCEPNALVARVHDRMPAILTREAVDLWLDPDPLPPAVAASLLRPLDAALMSVREVSTRVNNANYDAADVLDEPAEPRLF from the coding sequence ATGTGCGGTAGATTCACGCTAACCAAGCCCGAGGCCCTCGCGGTCGCGTTTCCACGCTTTCGCTTTCCCGAGTTCAGCGAGACGAGGCTCCCGCGCTACAACGTCGCCCCGGCCCAAGGCGTGCTCGGCGTCCGCAACGACGGCCGCGACCTCGTCGAGGAGCTGCGCTGGGGGATCCGCGGCCGAATCAACGTCCGCGCCGAGTCGATCCTCGCGCGCCGCGGCCCGGTTCGCCGCCGCTGCATCGAGTTTGCCGACGGTTTCTACGAGTGGTCCCAGCGGCGGCCGTTCTATTTCACGCTGAAGACGGGCGAGCCGTTTGCCTTCGCGGGCCTGTGGGAGCCGGAGAACGGATCGGCGGAGTGCGACGTCGCGACCTGCGAGCCCAACGCGCTCGTTGCGCGCGTCCACGACCGGATGCCGGCGATCCTCACGAGAGAGGCCGTCGATCTCTGGCTCGATCCCGATCCGCTGCCGCCCGCCGTCGCGGCCTCGTTACTGCGGCCGCTCGACGCCGCGCTGATGTCGGTGCGCGAGGTCTCGACGCGCGTGAATAACGCGAACTACGACGCGGCCGACGTGCTCGACGAGCCGGCCGAGCCGCGGCTCTTCTGA